A stretch of the Corylus avellana chromosome ca6, CavTom2PMs-1.0 genome encodes the following:
- the LOC132185726 gene encoding protein SENSITIVE TO PROTON RHIZOTOXICITY 1: MELRLNMDRKERLSANTWKNSSSSGNELLKNISSGQPSFTNFNSQQPQQKWEDSSVVDYSTRIEPPFQEFKQHSETQSSRPGNPNNQIRLPDREDSHMSESLQNDKIQDWDPKAMLSNLSFLEEKIHQLQDLVHLVVGRRGQVLGRPDELVAQQQQLITADLTSIIVQLISTAGSLLPSVKHTLSSTTPIGQLGGVFLPSMLGLNGGVQAQNDGGSKVSDQSNQIDITGNCVNEQNYNIEEHESKDDEDADEGENLPPGSYEILQLEKEEILAPHTHFCTICGKGFKRDANLRMHMRGHGDEYKTPAALAKPNKESSSEPMLIKRYSCPYAGCKRNKDHKKFQPLKTILCVKNHYKRTHCDKSFICSRCNTKKFSVIADLKTHEKHCGKDKWLCSCGTTFSRKDKLFGHIALFQGHTPAIPLDETKAPSGPPDRGEGNEAISKVRSIINFGSNAPSGSGVQNTADVKGSMEDPTSYFSPLSFDTCNFGGFHEFPRPPFEDSESSFSFLIQGSSNYTLPGSCNYTQKSGAESSSNNLE, encoded by the coding sequence ATGGAGTTAAGATTGAACATGGATCGCAAAGAGAGGCTATCTGCAAACACCTGGaaaaattcttcttcctctggAAATGAATTACTGAAAAATATCTCCTCAGGTCAACCATCTTTTACCAATTTCAATTCTCAGCAACCTCAGCAGAAATGGGAGGATTCTTCCGTGGTAGATTACAGCACCAGGATTGAGCCACCTTTCCAAGAGTTCAAGCAACATTCTGAAACCCAATCATCACGTCCTGGCAACCCCAACAATCAAATTAGGCTTCCAGACCGAGAAGATAGTCATATGAGTGAATCACTCCAAAATGATAAAATCCAAGACTGGGATCCAAAAGCAATGCTTAGCAATCTCTCTTTCCTGGAAGAAAAGATCCATCAGCTTCAGGACTTGGTGCATTTGGTTGTTGGCAGGAGAGGCCAAGTATTGGGGCGGCCAGATGAACTTGTAGCTCAGCAACAGCAGCTCATCACTGCTGATCTTACGTCAATAATTGTTCAGTTGATCTCTACTGCAGGTAGTCTTCTCCCATCTGTGAAGCATACCCTTTCCAGCACTACTCCCATCGGACAGCTTGGTGGGGTTTTCTTGCCTTCCATGTTAGGCCTAAATGGTGGTGTTCAGGCACAAAATGATGGTGGGAGCAAAGTTTCTGATCAGTCAAACCAGATAGATATAACGGGTAATTGTGTGAATGAACAAAATTACAATATTGAAGAACATGAATCaaaagatgatgaagatgctgATGAAGGAGAGAACCTTCCACCTGGTTCTTATGAAATCTTACagttagaaaaagaagaaatcctTGCACCTCACACGCACTTTTGTACGATATGTGGGAAGGGATTCAAGCGGGATGCAAATCTACGGATGCACATGAGAGGTCATGGGGACGAGTACAAAACCCCAGCAGCCCTTGCAAAGCCCAATAAAGAGTCCAGCTCTGAACCAATGCTTATCAAGAGGTATTCCTGCCCATATGCTGGCTGCAAGCGGAACAAGGATCACAAAAAGTTTCAGCCTCTTAAGACCATTCTGTGTGTCAAAAACCATTATAAAAGAACCCATTGcgacaaaagctttatttgcAGCAGATGCAACACAAAGAAATTCTCAGTTATTGCAGATCTCAAAACTCATGAAAAGCATTGTGGTAAGGATAAATGGCTTTGTTCCTGTGGCACAACATTCTCAAGGAAAGACAAGCTTTTTGGACACATTGCTCTTTTCCAAGGCCACACTCCTGCTATTCCCCTTGATGAAACTAAAGCCCCATCTGGACCGCCTGATCGAGGGGAAGGCAATGAAGCAATAAGTAAGGTCAGAAGCATAATCAATTTTGGTTCCAATGCTCCTAGTGGGAGTGGAGTACAAAATACTGCGGATGTGAAGGGGAGTATGGAGGACCCGACCAGTTATTTCTCACCATTGAGCTTCGACACATGTAATTTTGGTGGGTTTCATGAGTTCCCTCGACCCCCATTTGAAGATTCTGAGAGTTCCTTCTCCTTTCTTATACAAGGGTCttctaattacactttaccagGGTCTTGTAATTACACTCAGAAAAGTGGAGCAGAGTCAAGTTCTAATAATCTTGAGTGA
- the LOC132184421 gene encoding FHA domain-containing protein PS1 isoform X2, translating into MADKKESIPYGEEETKIPVFTVLKNGAILKNIFIVNNHPCPPPPPSPPSISQNPDQAHEEILTVGRHPDCNITLTHPSISRFHLQIHSNPSKQHLSVVDLSSVHGTWVSGKKAEPGMPVELKEGDTVRVGGSSRVYRLHWVPLSCAYDLENPFVPPTLDVCMMEKKEEENALETYQDENSFSVENREIQSQDLILEGKQFMFSPENWELIVKKEIPSAPPLPENMIYDEKEEDESLSRTVLEPREISSLRSGVGPVTKLVDLSLPVGGVILETENQQLKKENWSPKPHSVMEVLSETDNSESSLRISEQEFKLLVNMDSSFSVHEEEATHPAAEIPEETENNILLEKDHRQRVVSRPWSGPLMTENSLLPVEEVPAETNNQQVDEGSHTPQTLLALQSLFDRGKEDYCTPEKEINLLVSLDSACSDEKSHSRAELLEEVERQSESSNDLERGEISSLYSVPITTESMDPSLLVGEVLVTVLPEVTEKKESQSQQFAFAAAGLSQIELSERSSPESEEKNLLMSLDSPCSDEKSHSGAELLEEAEHHSESSNGLEEREFSSFYSVPITTESMDPSLLAGEVLSEVTDNKESQTQQFAFDAAGLSEIELSERSSPGLEEINLLMSLDSPCSNEKSHSGAELLEEAEHHSESSNDLKEGEISSLYSVPITTESMDPSLLAGEVLVTVLPEVTDNKESQTQQFAFAAAGLSEIEFSERSSPGSEEKLESCSIWSRRGKPASVPLIQTGASRGVGVDAEVGSHNWEDTENKLIAKALFTDLQEEEEIFTPNKENFTPNTLLVKSLKMKGRTGEIKHSKSWLSSSSKITFSPGSHPEEAMTASSDKESLTPKLFHEQESARPTYGNRVGLEQERMPIKRISERVPFQSLLVNSTGKSRADASVPDAAMRSCNSFTCTQTKANNSTGEAKRSWNMVVDTTTLLNKESRKSLLLLQGLKGTHLIIPRMVLRELDTLKRRGSLFRRTTEASLVLEWIEECMVKTKGWIHVQSSFEEDRALAPTPPAFPQSSYSEASVGSSYGTTSSMPFSSYGSLTEIVSPTAEDHILDYALLYRRMKNDGRLILLSDDVTMKIKAMAEGLICETAQEFRESLVNPFSERFLWADSSPRGFTWSYLDDVVLREQYSRRPFKKSAKGDSAKGLKLILLHNFHYGHISSVS; encoded by the exons ATGGCTGACAAGAAAGAGTCCATACCCTACGGGGAAGAAGAGACGAAAATCCCAGTGTTCACAGTCCTAAAGAATGGAGCCATTCTCAAGAACATCTTCATCGTCAACAATCACCCATGCCCCCCACCGCCACCGTCACCACCGTCCATTTCCCAAAACCCAGATCAAGCTCACGAAGAGATCCTGACTGTCGGACGACACCCCGATTGCAACATCACGTTGACTCACCCCAGCATCAGCAGATTCCACCTCCAAATCCACTCAAACCCCTCCAAGCAACACCTCTCTGTCGTGGACTTATCGTCCG TGCACGGGACTTGGGTTTCGGGGAAGAAGGCAGAGCCCGGGATGCCCGTGGAGCTGAAGGAGGGCGATACAGTGAGGGTCGGTGGCTCGAGCAGGGTATATAGGCTGCATTGGGTTCCTTTGAGCTGCGCCTATGATTTGGAAAACCCGTTTGTGCCGCCCACGTTGGATGTGTGCATgatggagaagaaagaagaggaaaatgCATTGGAAACTTATCAG gatGAGAATTCATTTTCAGTTGAAAATAGAGAAATTCAATCGCAAGATTTAATTTTGGAGGGAAAACAGTTCATGTTTTCTCCGGAGAATTGGGAATTAATTGTGAAGAAGGAAATACCATCAGCGCCTCCGTTGCCTgaaaatatgatatatgatgaaaaggaagaagatgagAGCCTATCAAGAACTGTTCTTGAGCCGAGGGAAATCTCGAGCCTTCGGTCTGGCGTTGGTCCTGTAACCAAGTTGGTGGATTTGTCTTTGCCTGTTGGAGGAGTTATCTTGGAGACTGAAAATcagcaattgaagaaagaaaactgGAGCCCAAAACCTCATTCTGTCATGGAAGTGTTATCTGAAACAGACAACTCTGAGAGCTCTTTAAGAATTTCAGAGCAGGAATTTAAGCTTTTGGTAAACATGGATTCCTCATTTTCTGTTCATGAGGAAGAAGCAACTCATCCGGCAGCCGAAATACCTGAAGAAACTGAGAACAATATCTTACTGGAGAAAGACCATAGGCAGAGGGTTGTTTCAAGACCTTGGTCTGGACCTCTCATGACAGAGAACTCGTTGTTGCCAGTTGAGGAAGTTCCTGCAGAGACTAATAACCAACAAGTCGATGAAGGAAGTCACACCCCACAGACTCTCTTGGCCTTGCAATCACTATTTGATAGAGGAAAGGAAGACTATTGCACACCagagaaagaaataaacttGCTGGTGAGCCTGGACTCTGCTTGCTCTGATGAAAAGAGCCATTCAAGAGCTGAATTACTTGAAGAAGTTGAACGCCAGAGTGAATCAAGTAATGACCTCGAAAGGGGGGAAATCTCAAGCCTTTATTCTGTACCTATTACAACAGAATCCATGGACCCGTCTTTACTTGTTGGGGAAGTTCTTGTAACAGTTCTCCCGGAGGttacagaaaaaaaagaaagccagAGCCAGCAATTTGCCTTTGCTGCAGCAGGACTATCTCAAATAGAACTCTCAGAAAGATCATCCCCtgaatcagaagaaaaaaacttactGATGAGCCTAGACTCTCCATGTTCTGATGAAAAGAGCCATTCAGGAGCTGAATTACTAGAAGAAGCTGAACACCATAGTGAATCAAGCAATGGCCTCGAAGAGAGGGAATTCTCAAGCTTTTATTCTGTGCCTATTACAACAGAATCCATGGACCCATCTTTGCTTGCTGGGGAAGTTCTCTCGGAGGTTACAGATAATAAAGAAAGCCAGACCCAGCAATTTGCCTTCGATGCAGCAGGACTATCTGAAATAGAACTCTCAGAAAGATCATCACCTGGATTAGAAGAAATAAACTTGCTGATGAGCCTAGACTCTCCATGTTCTAATGAAAAGAGCCATTCAGGAGCTGAATTACTTGAAGAAGCTGAACACCATAGTGAATCAAGTAATGACCTCAAAGAGGGTGAAATCTCAAGCCTTTATTCGGTACCTATTACAACAGAATCCATGGACCCATCTTTGCTTGCAGGGGAAGTTCTTGTAACAGTTCTCCCGGAGGTTACAGATAATAAAGAAAGCCAGACCCAGCAATTTGCCTTTGCTGCAGCAGGACTATCTGAAATAGAATTCTCAGAAAGATCGTCACCTGGATCGGAAGAAAAATTAGAGTCGTGTAGCATTTGGTCAAGAAGAGGTAAACCTGCTAGTGTTCCTCTGATTCAAACAGGTGCAAGTAGAGGGGTTGGTGTTGATGCTGAAGTTGGATCACATAATTGGGAGGACACCGAAAATAAATTGATTGCTAAAGCTCTTTTTACTGATTtacaagaggaagaagaaatttttACCCCGAACAAGGAGAATTTCACCCCAAACACTCTTCTGGTGAAGTCCTTGAAAATGAAGGGTAGGACAGGAGAAATTAAGCACTCTAAGTCATGGCTATCATCCTCTTCCAAGATTACTTTCAGCCCTGGTAGCCATCCAGAAGAAGCTATGACTGCCTCTTCAGACAAAGAGAGCCTGACACCAAAACTTTTTCATGAACAAGAATCAGCTAGACCCACCTATGGAAATCGCGTGGGGTTGGAACAAGAGAGAATGCCTATAAAGAGAATATCAGAAAGGGTGCCCTTTCAATCTTTACTTGTGAACTCCACAGGAAAGAGCAGAGCAGACGCTTCGGTCCCTGATGCTGCTATGAGAAGCTGCAATTCCTTCACCTGTACTCAAACTAAGGCT AACAACTCCACTGGAGAGGCCAAGAGAAGCTGGAATATGGTAGTGGACACTACTACTCTTCTGAACAAGGAATCAAGGAAGTCATTACTTCTTTTACAGGGTCTCAAGGGAACTCATTTAATTATTCCAAGAATGG TCCTAAGGGAGCTGGATACTCTGAAGCGACGTGGTAGTCTGTTTAGAAGAACAACAGAGGCTTCTTTGGTGTTAGAATGGATTGAAGAATGTATGGTGAAAACAAAGGGGTGGATTCATGTGCAGAGCTCATTTGAGGAGGATAGGGCGCTTGCTCCTACCCCTCCTGCTTTTCCTCAATCTTCTTATAGTGAGGCCAGTGTGGGATCTTCTTATGGAACAACAAGCTCAATGCCATTTTCAAGCTATGGGAGTTTGACAGAAATTGTTTCACCAACAGCAGAAGACCATATCCTTGATTATGCTCTTCTATACAGGAGAATGAAGAATGATGGACGTCTTATCCTTCTCAGTGACGATGTCACAATGAAAATCAAAGCCATGGCAGAG GGTTTGATCTGTGAGACAGCACAAGAATTCCGTGAGAGTCTGGTGAACCCCTTCTCTGAGAGGTTCTTGTGGGCTGACAGCTCTCCCAGAGGGTTTACATGGTCTTATTTAGATGATGTAGTTTTAAGGGAGCAATACTCTCGCCGCCCCTTTAAAAAATCAGCCAAAGGAGATAGTGCAAAGGGTTTGAAGCTCATTCTGCTCCACAACTTCCATTATGGGCATATCAGTTCAGTCAGCTAA
- the LOC132184421 gene encoding FHA domain-containing protein PS1 isoform X1 — MADKKESIPYGEEETKIPVFTVLKNGAILKNIFIVNNHPCPPPPPSPPSISQNPDQAHEEILTVGRHPDCNITLTHPSISRFHLQIHSNPSKQHLSVVDLSSVHGTWVSGKKAEPGMPVELKEGDTVRVGGSSRVYRLHWVPLSCAYDLENPFVPPTLDVCMMEKKEEENALETYQDEESVSIGNENIEENDSLVVEGEEEKSQDENSFSVENREIQSQDLILEGKQFMFSPENWELIVKKEIPSAPPLPENMIYDEKEEDESLSRTVLEPREISSLRSGVGPVTKLVDLSLPVGGVILETENQQLKKENWSPKPHSVMEVLSETDNSESSLRISEQEFKLLVNMDSSFSVHEEEATHPAAEIPEETENNILLEKDHRQRVVSRPWSGPLMTENSLLPVEEVPAETNNQQVDEGSHTPQTLLALQSLFDRGKEDYCTPEKEINLLVSLDSACSDEKSHSRAELLEEVERQSESSNDLERGEISSLYSVPITTESMDPSLLVGEVLVTVLPEVTEKKESQSQQFAFAAAGLSQIELSERSSPESEEKNLLMSLDSPCSDEKSHSGAELLEEAEHHSESSNGLEEREFSSFYSVPITTESMDPSLLAGEVLSEVTDNKESQTQQFAFDAAGLSEIELSERSSPGLEEINLLMSLDSPCSNEKSHSGAELLEEAEHHSESSNDLKEGEISSLYSVPITTESMDPSLLAGEVLVTVLPEVTDNKESQTQQFAFAAAGLSEIEFSERSSPGSEEKLESCSIWSRRGKPASVPLIQTGASRGVGVDAEVGSHNWEDTENKLIAKALFTDLQEEEEIFTPNKENFTPNTLLVKSLKMKGRTGEIKHSKSWLSSSSKITFSPGSHPEEAMTASSDKESLTPKLFHEQESARPTYGNRVGLEQERMPIKRISERVPFQSLLVNSTGKSRADASVPDAAMRSCNSFTCTQTKANNSTGEAKRSWNMVVDTTTLLNKESRKSLLLLQGLKGTHLIIPRMVLRELDTLKRRGSLFRRTTEASLVLEWIEECMVKTKGWIHVQSSFEEDRALAPTPPAFPQSSYSEASVGSSYGTTSSMPFSSYGSLTEIVSPTAEDHILDYALLYRRMKNDGRLILLSDDVTMKIKAMAEGLICETAQEFRESLVNPFSERFLWADSSPRGFTWSYLDDVVLREQYSRRPFKKSAKGDSAKGLKLILLHNFHYGHISSVS; from the exons ATGGCTGACAAGAAAGAGTCCATACCCTACGGGGAAGAAGAGACGAAAATCCCAGTGTTCACAGTCCTAAAGAATGGAGCCATTCTCAAGAACATCTTCATCGTCAACAATCACCCATGCCCCCCACCGCCACCGTCACCACCGTCCATTTCCCAAAACCCAGATCAAGCTCACGAAGAGATCCTGACTGTCGGACGACACCCCGATTGCAACATCACGTTGACTCACCCCAGCATCAGCAGATTCCACCTCCAAATCCACTCAAACCCCTCCAAGCAACACCTCTCTGTCGTGGACTTATCGTCCG TGCACGGGACTTGGGTTTCGGGGAAGAAGGCAGAGCCCGGGATGCCCGTGGAGCTGAAGGAGGGCGATACAGTGAGGGTCGGTGGCTCGAGCAGGGTATATAGGCTGCATTGGGTTCCTTTGAGCTGCGCCTATGATTTGGAAAACCCGTTTGTGCCGCCCACGTTGGATGTGTGCATgatggagaagaaagaagaggaaaatgCATTGGAAACTTATCAG GATGAGGAATCTGTATCAATCGGAAATGAAAACATTGAAGAGAATGATTCATTGGTAGTGgaaggagaggaagagaaatctCAG gatGAGAATTCATTTTCAGTTGAAAATAGAGAAATTCAATCGCAAGATTTAATTTTGGAGGGAAAACAGTTCATGTTTTCTCCGGAGAATTGGGAATTAATTGTGAAGAAGGAAATACCATCAGCGCCTCCGTTGCCTgaaaatatgatatatgatgaaaaggaagaagatgagAGCCTATCAAGAACTGTTCTTGAGCCGAGGGAAATCTCGAGCCTTCGGTCTGGCGTTGGTCCTGTAACCAAGTTGGTGGATTTGTCTTTGCCTGTTGGAGGAGTTATCTTGGAGACTGAAAATcagcaattgaagaaagaaaactgGAGCCCAAAACCTCATTCTGTCATGGAAGTGTTATCTGAAACAGACAACTCTGAGAGCTCTTTAAGAATTTCAGAGCAGGAATTTAAGCTTTTGGTAAACATGGATTCCTCATTTTCTGTTCATGAGGAAGAAGCAACTCATCCGGCAGCCGAAATACCTGAAGAAACTGAGAACAATATCTTACTGGAGAAAGACCATAGGCAGAGGGTTGTTTCAAGACCTTGGTCTGGACCTCTCATGACAGAGAACTCGTTGTTGCCAGTTGAGGAAGTTCCTGCAGAGACTAATAACCAACAAGTCGATGAAGGAAGTCACACCCCACAGACTCTCTTGGCCTTGCAATCACTATTTGATAGAGGAAAGGAAGACTATTGCACACCagagaaagaaataaacttGCTGGTGAGCCTGGACTCTGCTTGCTCTGATGAAAAGAGCCATTCAAGAGCTGAATTACTTGAAGAAGTTGAACGCCAGAGTGAATCAAGTAATGACCTCGAAAGGGGGGAAATCTCAAGCCTTTATTCTGTACCTATTACAACAGAATCCATGGACCCGTCTTTACTTGTTGGGGAAGTTCTTGTAACAGTTCTCCCGGAGGttacagaaaaaaaagaaagccagAGCCAGCAATTTGCCTTTGCTGCAGCAGGACTATCTCAAATAGAACTCTCAGAAAGATCATCCCCtgaatcagaagaaaaaaacttactGATGAGCCTAGACTCTCCATGTTCTGATGAAAAGAGCCATTCAGGAGCTGAATTACTAGAAGAAGCTGAACACCATAGTGAATCAAGCAATGGCCTCGAAGAGAGGGAATTCTCAAGCTTTTATTCTGTGCCTATTACAACAGAATCCATGGACCCATCTTTGCTTGCTGGGGAAGTTCTCTCGGAGGTTACAGATAATAAAGAAAGCCAGACCCAGCAATTTGCCTTCGATGCAGCAGGACTATCTGAAATAGAACTCTCAGAAAGATCATCACCTGGATTAGAAGAAATAAACTTGCTGATGAGCCTAGACTCTCCATGTTCTAATGAAAAGAGCCATTCAGGAGCTGAATTACTTGAAGAAGCTGAACACCATAGTGAATCAAGTAATGACCTCAAAGAGGGTGAAATCTCAAGCCTTTATTCGGTACCTATTACAACAGAATCCATGGACCCATCTTTGCTTGCAGGGGAAGTTCTTGTAACAGTTCTCCCGGAGGTTACAGATAATAAAGAAAGCCAGACCCAGCAATTTGCCTTTGCTGCAGCAGGACTATCTGAAATAGAATTCTCAGAAAGATCGTCACCTGGATCGGAAGAAAAATTAGAGTCGTGTAGCATTTGGTCAAGAAGAGGTAAACCTGCTAGTGTTCCTCTGATTCAAACAGGTGCAAGTAGAGGGGTTGGTGTTGATGCTGAAGTTGGATCACATAATTGGGAGGACACCGAAAATAAATTGATTGCTAAAGCTCTTTTTACTGATTtacaagaggaagaagaaatttttACCCCGAACAAGGAGAATTTCACCCCAAACACTCTTCTGGTGAAGTCCTTGAAAATGAAGGGTAGGACAGGAGAAATTAAGCACTCTAAGTCATGGCTATCATCCTCTTCCAAGATTACTTTCAGCCCTGGTAGCCATCCAGAAGAAGCTATGACTGCCTCTTCAGACAAAGAGAGCCTGACACCAAAACTTTTTCATGAACAAGAATCAGCTAGACCCACCTATGGAAATCGCGTGGGGTTGGAACAAGAGAGAATGCCTATAAAGAGAATATCAGAAAGGGTGCCCTTTCAATCTTTACTTGTGAACTCCACAGGAAAGAGCAGAGCAGACGCTTCGGTCCCTGATGCTGCTATGAGAAGCTGCAATTCCTTCACCTGTACTCAAACTAAGGCT AACAACTCCACTGGAGAGGCCAAGAGAAGCTGGAATATGGTAGTGGACACTACTACTCTTCTGAACAAGGAATCAAGGAAGTCATTACTTCTTTTACAGGGTCTCAAGGGAACTCATTTAATTATTCCAAGAATGG TCCTAAGGGAGCTGGATACTCTGAAGCGACGTGGTAGTCTGTTTAGAAGAACAACAGAGGCTTCTTTGGTGTTAGAATGGATTGAAGAATGTATGGTGAAAACAAAGGGGTGGATTCATGTGCAGAGCTCATTTGAGGAGGATAGGGCGCTTGCTCCTACCCCTCCTGCTTTTCCTCAATCTTCTTATAGTGAGGCCAGTGTGGGATCTTCTTATGGAACAACAAGCTCAATGCCATTTTCAAGCTATGGGAGTTTGACAGAAATTGTTTCACCAACAGCAGAAGACCATATCCTTGATTATGCTCTTCTATACAGGAGAATGAAGAATGATGGACGTCTTATCCTTCTCAGTGACGATGTCACAATGAAAATCAAAGCCATGGCAGAG GGTTTGATCTGTGAGACAGCACAAGAATTCCGTGAGAGTCTGGTGAACCCCTTCTCTGAGAGGTTCTTGTGGGCTGACAGCTCTCCCAGAGGGTTTACATGGTCTTATTTAGATGATGTAGTTTTAAGGGAGCAATACTCTCGCCGCCCCTTTAAAAAATCAGCCAAAGGAGATAGTGCAAAGGGTTTGAAGCTCATTCTGCTCCACAACTTCCATTATGGGCATATCAGTTCAGTCAGCTAA